In Sulfurimonas hongkongensis, a single genomic region encodes these proteins:
- a CDS encoding ATP-dependent helicase, whose amino-acid sequence MPLSRLNKEQYIAATSQEAQNLIIASAGTGKTSTIVGRIAHLLKNSIQPQEILLLTFTNKAAQEMVERVAEFFGKEIATKIDAGTFHAVSYRWLKKTQTRVILKQQRELKTLFRSVFEKRSFEHIGAEITPYGGNYLYDLYSFYQNTELVMHFEDWIVEKYPEHELFALIYADIVDEFEALKKEYGFVNFNDLLLNFRKLCKTKELGYREVLVDEYQDTNALQGTLIDAINPPSLFCVGDYDQSIYAFNGADISIIGSFTTKFAGAKVHTLTKNYRSSLSILSLATKVIEHNERIYPKQLEVTRLQSAHSPTLLVYDELFDQYHAIAAKIRESQTPREEIAVIFRNNSSADGIEVGLRELDIPCKRKGGTSFFDAKEVKAVLDFYTLLVNESDMMSFIHLFEFVRGIGSAMAKEIYIALKTLGHGSIFYGLYAPDESIKNPFEKRKLNHQLGLFDDFLELGAVGKFAKLGFETKFMKNPILKHPKLTKDSAMFLHDFYLLYRDLKGIKQPRTIVKKIASSTIFKYIRELLSNKRAQLKDGTVDEKQKSESLIKIERKMILLEELSKPYSEHDRFLNAMILGSSDLTQGEGVNLLSVHASKGLEYKEVYIIDLMDGRFPNRKLMQRGGSLDEERRLFYVAVTRAKDILYLSFARYDKIKKQNFIASQFLYEAGLVAKDDAYQAMLQKELEKLDSEG is encoded by the coding sequence TTGCCACTATCGAGATTAAACAAAGAGCAGTATATCGCTGCAACATCACAAGAAGCACAAAATCTTATCATTGCATCTGCTGGAACTGGAAAAACTTCTACTATAGTTGGGCGAATAGCACATCTTTTAAAAAATAGCATACAACCACAAGAGATTTTACTACTTACATTTACAAACAAAGCTGCTCAAGAGATGGTTGAGAGAGTTGCAGAATTTTTTGGAAAAGAGATAGCAACTAAGATAGATGCGGGAACATTTCATGCGGTTAGTTATAGATGGCTTAAAAAGACTCAAACTAGAGTCATCTTAAAACAGCAAAGAGAGCTAAAAACTCTCTTTAGAAGTGTTTTTGAAAAACGCTCATTTGAACATATTGGCGCAGAGATCACTCCTTATGGTGGAAACTATCTTTATGATTTGTACTCTTTTTATCAAAATACAGAGTTAGTGATGCATTTTGAGGATTGGATAGTAGAGAAGTACCCAGAACATGAACTTTTTGCACTTATCTATGCGGATATTGTGGATGAGTTTGAAGCTTTAAAAAAAGAGTATGGCTTTGTAAACTTTAATGATTTGTTACTAAACTTTAGAAAACTTTGCAAAACTAAGGAGCTAGGCTACAGAGAGGTTTTAGTCGATGAGTATCAAGATACAAACGCTCTTCAAGGCACACTTATAGATGCGATAAATCCGCCATCACTCTTTTGTGTTGGAGATTATGATCAGAGTATTTACGCTTTTAATGGTGCAGATATCTCAATCATCGGCTCTTTTACAACTAAGTTTGCTGGTGCAAAAGTTCACACACTTACAAAAAACTATCGTTCTAGCTTATCAATTCTCTCACTGGCAACTAAAGTAATAGAGCATAATGAGAGAATCTACCCAAAACAACTTGAAGTCACAAGACTTCAAAGTGCACACTCACCTACACTTTTGGTCTATGATGAACTTTTTGATCAATACCATGCAATCGCAGCAAAGATTAGAGAGTCACAAACTCCAAGAGAGGAGATAGCTGTTATCTTTAGAAATAATTCCTCAGCTGATGGCATTGAGGTGGGCTTAAGAGAATTAGACATCCCTTGTAAAAGAAAGGGTGGGACAAGTTTTTTTGATGCAAAAGAAGTTAAAGCGGTTTTAGACTTTTATACTCTTTTAGTAAATGAGTCTGATATGATGTCTTTTATCCACCTTTTTGAGTTTGTTCGTGGCATTGGTAGTGCTATGGCAAAGGAGATATATATAGCTCTAAAAACTTTAGGACATGGAAGCATATTTTATGGTCTTTATGCTCCTGATGAGTCTATCAAAAATCCTTTTGAAAAAAGAAAACTAAACCATCAACTAGGTCTTTTTGATGATTTTTTAGAGTTAGGTGCTGTTGGTAAATTTGCAAAGCTTGGATTTGAAACAAAGTTTATGAAAAATCCAATACTAAAGCATCCAAAGCTTACAAAAGATAGTGCTATGTTTTTGCATGATTTTTATCTTTTGTATCGTGATTTAAAGGGTATAAAACAGCCTAGGACAATTGTAAAAAAGATAGCATCATCGACTATTTTTAAATATATAAGAGAGTTGCTCTCAAACAAAAGAGCACAACTCAAAGATGGCACTGTAGATGAGAAGCAAAAGAGTGAATCACTCATAAAAATAGAGCGAAAAATGATACTCTTAGAGGAGCTATCTAAACCATATTCGGAGCATGATAGGTTTTTAAATGCTATGATTTTAGGCTCTTCTGACTTAACACAAGGGGAGGGTGTTAATCTGCTAAGTGTTCATGCATCTAAAGGCTTAGAGTACAAAGAGGTCTATATAATTGACTTGATGGATGGAAGATTTCCAAACAGAAAACTTATGCAAAGAGGTGGTTCATTAGATGAAGAGAGACGACTCTTTTATGTGGCAGTTACTCGTGCAAAAGATATTTTATATCTTAGTTTTGCAAGATATGATAAGATAAAAAAACAAAATTTTATAGCATCACAATTTTTATATGAGGCTGGTTTAGTTGCAAAAGATGATGCCTACCAAGCCATGTTACAAAAAGAGTTAGAGAAGCTAGATTCAGAGGGTTGA
- a CDS encoding YebC/PmpR family DNA-binding transcriptional regulator, producing MGRAFEYRKASKLKRWGAMSKLFPKLGKIITLAAKEGGGDPDMNPRLRTAILNAKAENMPKDNIEAAIKRATAKDTANMLEVNFEGKAPHGVLIFIECMTDNNTRTVANIKNILTKHGGELLTNGSLEFMFDRKTVIEFELQEDMDVEELELELIDAGLEEIEAEDGICLVTGDYTSFGTLTEALENMNIEIKKANLERMANSPISITDKQQEEVDKILEKLDDDEDVQRVFTNLA from the coding sequence ATGGGTAGAGCTTTTGAATATAGAAAAGCATCAAAGCTAAAGAGATGGGGAGCGATGTCAAAGTTGTTTCCAAAGTTAGGCAAAATTATCACACTAGCAGCAAAAGAGGGTGGTGGCGATCCAGATATGAACCCTAGGCTTCGCACAGCTATACTAAATGCCAAAGCTGAAAACATGCCAAAAGACAATATAGAAGCAGCTATAAAAAGAGCAACGGCCAAAGATACTGCAAATATGCTTGAAGTAAACTTTGAGGGTAAAGCTCCTCATGGTGTTTTAATCTTTATAGAGTGTATGACAGATAACAACACAAGAACAGTTGCTAATATCAAAAATATACTTACAAAACATGGAGGTGAGTTGCTAACAAATGGCTCACTAGAGTTTATGTTTGATAGAAAAACAGTTATAGAGTTTGAGCTACAAGAGGATATGGATGTTGAAGAGTTAGAACTAGAACTCATAGATGCTGGTCTAGAAGAGATAGAAGCTGAAGATGGAATCTGCTTAGTTACAGGGGACTATACAAGTTTTGGCACTCTGACAGAGGCACTAGAGAACATGAATATAGAGATTAAAAAAGCAAATTTAGAGAGAATGGCAAACTCGCCAATAAGTATCACAGACAAACAACAAGAAGAGGTTGACAAGATTTTAGAAAAGCTTGATGATGATGAAGATGTACAGAGAGTTTTTACTAACCTTGCATAA
- a CDS encoding valine--tRNA ligase encodes MQDGYKPQEIENRYYKICEDRGYFEVDGNSAIQQESKTFSIMMPPPNVTGRLHIGHALTFTLQDIITRYKRMDGYKTLWQPGTDHAGIATQNVVEKQLLAEGTTKEEIGREAFLERAWKWKEKSAGIMTNQLRKMGVTPAWKRERFTMDAGLQKSVKEAFVHLYNDGLIIRGNYMVNWCTHDGALSDIEVEHEDHDGKFYHIKYPFADGSGFVEVATTRPETYFGDSAVMVHPDDKRYKDLVGKKIRLPLLQREVAIIADEHVDMEFGTGVVKVTPAHDQNDYEVGKRHDLEFITVFDEKGILNDYAEEFKGLERLQARDIIVKRLDEEGYIVKIEDHKHQVGHCYRCKNIVEPYISKQWFVRKEVATKSIEKTNSGEAKFFPPHWINSYNAWMGDLRDWCISRQLWWGHQIPVFYCGDCDHEFASLKDNPKACPKCASKNLTQDPDVLDTWFSSALWPFSTLGWGNGDTEMDKLFQSDDMKEFYPNSLLITGFDILFFWVARMMMMGENFNKELPFNHIYLHALVRDEHGNKMSKSRGNVIDPLETIEKYSADILRFTLAISAAQGRDIRMSEEKLELNRNFTNKLYNASKYLQMNVDIFPDMKGFCVETNLGRYMMSRLNLATKEVRSALDEYKFNDAASVMYRFLWNEFCDWGIELSKADKASIVELGAIFKEAMKLLHPFMPFITEFLYHELSGTTLEDSESIMISPYPTKTKQRKEEKKFEIIMDAIVSIRRAKVLVDLANQKIAKAYVKIDGISDRDKEMMLPFIARLAKVDEVEFCDEKIEDAVSDIADSCETFIPTESIDLTPIISKLTKQDEKLQKEIDKLSSMLNNERFVSNAPQDVLDKNREALSDTTLKQTKVKEQLDSLKI; translated from the coding sequence ATGCAAGATGGCTACAAACCGCAAGAGATAGAAAACAGATATTATAAGATATGTGAAGATAGAGGATACTTTGAAGTAGATGGCAACTCTGCTATCCAACAAGAGAGTAAAACATTCTCCATCATGATGCCACCTCCAAACGTCACAGGACGCCTGCACATCGGTCACGCACTTACATTTACACTTCAAGATATTATCACGAGATATAAAAGAATGGACGGCTATAAAACTCTTTGGCAACCAGGGACTGACCATGCAGGAATTGCAACTCAAAATGTAGTTGAAAAACAACTTCTAGCTGAGGGAACAACTAAAGAAGAGATAGGAAGAGAAGCATTTTTAGAGCGTGCTTGGAAGTGGAAAGAAAAGTCCGCTGGTATCATGACAAATCAACTCCGTAAAATGGGGGTAACTCCTGCATGGAAGCGAGAGAGATTTACTATGGACGCTGGACTTCAAAAGTCAGTTAAAGAGGCATTTGTGCATCTTTATAATGATGGACTAATCATCCGTGGAAACTACATGGTTAACTGGTGTACACATGATGGAGCATTAAGTGATATAGAAGTTGAACATGAAGACCATGATGGTAAGTTTTATCATATAAAGTATCCTTTTGCTGATGGGAGTGGCTTTGTAGAAGTTGCTACTACAAGACCTGAGACATATTTTGGAGACAGTGCAGTTATGGTTCATCCAGATGATAAGCGTTATAAAGACCTTGTAGGTAAGAAAATTCGCCTTCCACTACTTCAAAGAGAAGTAGCTATTATCGCTGATGAGCATGTTGATATGGAGTTTGGAACTGGAGTTGTTAAGGTAACTCCTGCACATGACCAAAATGACTATGAGGTTGGAAAGAGACATGACTTAGAGTTCATAACAGTTTTTGATGAAAAAGGAATTCTTAACGATTACGCAGAAGAGTTTAAAGGCTTAGAGCGTCTGCAAGCTCGTGACATCATCGTTAAGAGACTTGATGAAGAGGGTTATATAGTTAAAATAGAAGACCATAAACATCAAGTTGGACACTGTTACAGATGTAAAAATATCGTTGAACCATATATCTCTAAACAGTGGTTTGTAAGAAAAGAAGTTGCCACAAAGTCAATAGAAAAAACCAACAGTGGTGAAGCTAAGTTTTTCCCACCGCACTGGATAAACTCTTACAACGCTTGGATGGGAGACTTAAGAGATTGGTGCATCTCTCGCCAGCTTTGGTGGGGACATCAGATTCCAGTCTTTTACTGCGGAGATTGTGACCATGAGTTTGCATCTCTAAAAGATAATCCTAAAGCTTGTCCTAAGTGTGCCTCTAAAAACTTAACTCAAGACCCAGATGTACTTGATACTTGGTTTAGTTCTGCTCTTTGGCCTTTTTCTACTCTAGGTTGGGGAAATGGTGACACTGAGATGGACAAACTTTTTCAATCAGATGATATGAAAGAGTTCTATCCAAACTCACTTCTGATAACTGGCTTTGATATTCTCTTTTTCTGGGTAGCTAGAATGATGATGATGGGTGAGAACTTTAACAAAGAGCTTCCTTTTAACCATATCTATCTTCATGCCCTAGTTCGTGATGAGCATGGTAATAAGATGAGTAAGTCAAGAGGAAATGTTATAGACCCTCTTGAAACAATAGAGAAATACTCTGCTGATATTTTAAGGTTTACCCTAGCAATATCAGCTGCTCAAGGTCGCGATATTAGAATGAGTGAAGAAAAATTAGAGTTAAACCGTAACTTTACAAACAAACTCTACAACGCTTCAAAATATCTTCAAATGAATGTAGATATATTCCCTGATATGAAAGGTTTTTGTGTTGAGACTAACCTTGGTCGCTACATGATGTCAAGACTAAACCTTGCTACAAAAGAAGTTAGATCTGCTCTAGATGAGTATAAGTTTAACGATGCTGCTAGTGTTATGTATAGATTTTTATGGAATGAGTTTTGTGACTGGGGAATAGAGCTTAGTAAAGCTGATAAAGCCTCTATAGTAGAGCTTGGTGCTATATTTAAAGAAGCTATGAAACTTCTGCACCCTTTCATGCCTTTTATTACAGAGTTTTTATACCATGAACTCTCAGGAACTACACTAGAAGACTCTGAGTCTATCATGATATCTCCTTATCCAACAAAGACAAAACAGAGAAAAGAAGAGAAGAAGTTTGAAATAATCATGGATGCTATAGTCTCCATAAGAAGAGCGAAAGTTCTTGTTGATTTGGCAAACCAGAAGATTGCAAAGGCTTATGTAAAAATCGATGGCATCTCAGACAGAGACAAAGAGATGATGTTGCCTTTTATAGCAAGGCTTGCAAAGGTTGATGAAGTTGAATTTTGTGATGAAAAAATCGAAGATGCTGTGAGCGATATAGCTGATAGTTGTGAGACTTTTATACCAACTGAAAGTATAGATCTAACTCCAATCATCTCTAAACTTACAAAACAAGATGAAAAGTTACAAAAAGAGATAGACAAACTAAGCTCAATGTTAAATAATGAAAGATTTGTCTCAAATGCTCCGCAAGATGTTTTAGATAAAAACCGCGAAGCACTGAGTGATACTACTCTTAAACAAACAAAGGTAAAAGAACAACTAGACTCTCTTAAGATTTAA
- a CDS encoding IMPACT family protein — MNYIDTIYTDTLEVKQSKFIAYLTPYADFEKILMKLKQEYPKARHFVVAYRYLNKYEQIVEYSSDDGEPKGTSGKPSLFVLQGANLINTAVIVVRYFGGTKLGPGGLVRAYSDAINLSLQKAKLLEYKKEVEVDIRFEYSNIRMVEYECEELSIEIVQKSFDSQSLYKLRASKEGMDLFFKKMSRLVEVV, encoded by the coding sequence ATGAACTATATAGACACTATATATACAGATACCCTTGAGGTAAAGCAATCAAAGTTTATAGCCTATCTCACCCCTTACGCTGACTTTGAAAAAATCTTAATGAAGCTAAAACAAGAGTATCCAAAAGCCAGACACTTTGTGGTAGCTTACAGATATTTAAATAAATATGAGCAAATTGTAGAGTACTCAAGCGATGATGGCGAACCAAAAGGAACATCTGGAAAACCCTCTCTTTTTGTACTTCAAGGTGCCAATCTAATAAATACGGCAGTAATAGTAGTGAGATACTTTGGCGGAACAAAGCTGGGACCTGGAGGACTTGTTCGTGCATATAGTGATGCTATAAACTTGAGTCTGCAAAAAGCTAAATTATTGGAGTACAAAAAAGAAGTGGAAGTTGATATTCGCTTTGAGTACTCAAATATTAGAATGGTTGAATATGAGTGTGAAGAACTAAGTATTGAGATAGTTCAAAAGAGTTTTGATAGCCAAAGTCTATATAAGTTAAGAGCTTCCAAAGAGGGCATGGACCTCTTTTTTAAAAAAATGAGTAGGCTAGTAGAAGTAGTTTAG
- a CDS encoding SulP family inorganic anion transporter — protein sequence MFDLKKYTSTNIKNDILSGLVVSVALVPEAIAFSFIAGVSPIVGLYTAFILGLITSLIGGKPGMISGATGAVAVVFVGLGLEASDILVASGLGKEAVAMGVLHYILLATIIAGLIQISIGMLKLGKFIRLVPTPAIHGFVNGLAIVIATSQFKFFEGQGYMMYLIVAITMFIMYTLPKFTKTIPAGLVAIIAVTLVVYFTNVETLLLSGLADMSEFAGELPSFVIPQNILSLDAIIMVLPYAVIVALVGIIESLLTLSVLDELSNTRGSANKECIAQGTGNIACGFFGGMAGCAMIGQSIINYTSGGIGRLSSFVAALGLIILVVSMSGVLNAIPVAVLVGIMFMVSIGTFEWSSFSRLSRMPKTDAFVMLAVTIITIFEDLAIAVIAGVIISALAFAWKHARIFARVYTESDGTRIYELEGPLFFGSATTFADNFDIPNDPPKVVLDFKGARVMDSSGVEAIDAITKKYEDAGKNLLLRHLSADCKAILKKAGPHCTYEEDDPTYKVAYNY from the coding sequence TTGTTTGATTTAAAAAAGTACACATCAACAAACATCAAAAATGACATCTTATCTGGTTTAGTCGTATCAGTAGCCCTAGTTCCAGAAGCCATCGCATTTAGTTTTATAGCTGGAGTCAGTCCTATTGTTGGGCTATATACTGCATTTATACTAGGACTTATCACTTCACTTATTGGCGGAAAACCTGGGATGATTTCAGGTGCAACTGGAGCGGTAGCTGTAGTTTTTGTAGGCTTAGGATTAGAAGCAAGTGATATATTAGTAGCTAGTGGATTAGGTAAAGAAGCCGTTGCTATGGGAGTTCTTCACTATATACTTCTAGCTACTATCATAGCAGGACTCATCCAAATAAGCATTGGGATGCTAAAGCTCGGTAAATTTATCCGCCTAGTTCCAACTCCAGCTATTCATGGCTTTGTAAATGGCTTAGCTATAGTAATAGCAACTTCGCAGTTTAAATTTTTCGAAGGTCAAGGATACATGATGTACTTAATAGTAGCTATCACTATGTTTATCATGTACACTCTTCCAAAATTTACAAAAACAATTCCAGCGGGTTTAGTAGCCATCATTGCTGTGACTTTAGTTGTCTATTTTACAAATGTAGAAACACTTTTGCTAAGCGGTTTAGCAGATATGAGCGAGTTTGCAGGAGAGCTTCCAAGTTTTGTTATTCCACAAAATATTTTAAGTCTTGATGCCATCATTATGGTACTTCCCTATGCTGTTATTGTCGCACTTGTTGGCATTATTGAATCTCTACTGACTCTCTCAGTCTTAGATGAACTTAGCAATACTAGAGGTTCTGCAAACAAAGAGTGTATAGCTCAAGGAACTGGAAATATCGCTTGTGGTTTTTTTGGTGGTATGGCTGGTTGTGCGATGATAGGACAAAGCATCATCAACTACACATCTGGCGGTATCGGAAGGCTTTCATCCTTTGTTGCAGCTCTTGGACTTATCATTCTTGTTGTCTCTATGAGCGGAGTTTTAAATGCTATTCCAGTAGCTGTTTTAGTTGGAATAATGTTTATGGTTAGCATTGGTACTTTTGAGTGGTCAAGCTTTTCAAGACTAAGTAGAATGCCTAAGACGGATGCTTTTGTTATGCTTGCTGTTACAATTATTACTATTTTTGAAGACTTAGCTATTGCTGTTATTGCAGGTGTTATCATCTCTGCCCTTGCTTTTGCTTGGAAACATGCACGAATTTTTGCAAGAGTTTATACAGAGTCTGATGGAACTAGAATCTATGAGCTTGAGGGTCCACTATTTTTTGGTTCAGCAACAACATTTGCAGATAACTTTGACATACCAAATGACCCGCCAAAAGTAGTTTTAGACTTCAAAGGTGCTAGAGTTATGGACTCTTCTGGGGTTGAGGCTATTGATGCTATCACTAAAAAGTACGAAGATGCAGGCAAAAACTTACTTCTTAGACATCTCTCAGCGGACTGTAAAGCTATCCTAAAAAAAGCTGGACCACACTGCACTTACGAAGAAGATGACCCAACTTACAAAGTAGCTTACAACTACTAA
- a CDS encoding GGDEF domain-containing protein, translating into MHSNNDILKIISSQTKSSINEISVVTPSMYAAIFSKFANAHGTVLGNESELAKNLLINECAHLTSLQDQASKSAMQLSKSTSKAISAIKEKDDKLLENVLEETQKLRLEVEKLKESVYKDTLTNVQNRKWLNDNFLKDDAQKFRDSGTLAIVDLNYFKIINDTFGHVIGDKVLIYIASELKKTRNSIVRYGGDEFILLFDKNVSAQKAKEILDELREKILSKRLKAKEEMFQVSFSFGVSEYEASQKFSNIIEKADKNMYEDKMAIKQRVTGI; encoded by the coding sequence ATGCATTCTAACAATGATATATTAAAAATTATCTCTAGCCAGACAAAAAGTTCTATAAATGAGATCTCAGTTGTAACGCCTAGCATGTATGCTGCCATATTTTCTAAGTTTGCAAATGCGCACGGCACAGTGCTTGGTAATGAAAGTGAACTCGCTAAGAATCTACTCATAAATGAATGTGCTCATCTAACAAGCCTTCAAGATCAAGCTTCTAAAAGTGCGATGCAACTAAGCAAATCTACTTCAAAAGCCATAAGTGCCATAAAAGAAAAAGATGATAAATTGCTTGAAAATGTACTCGAAGAGACTCAAAAACTTCGTCTTGAGGTAGAAAAACTAAAAGAGTCAGTATATAAAGACACTCTAACAAATGTACAAAACAGAAAGTGGTTAAATGACAACTTTTTAAAAGATGATGCTCAAAAGTTTAGAGATAGTGGGACTTTAGCTATCGTTGATCTCAACTATTTTAAAATAATAAATGACACTTTTGGCCATGTCATAGGCGATAAGGTTCTAATTTACATTGCAAGTGAGCTCAAAAAAACTAGAAATAGCATTGTACGCTATGGCGGAGATGAGTTTATTTTACTCTTTGACAAGAATGTCTCTGCACAAAAGGCTAAAGAGATTTTAGATGAACTTAGAGAAAAAATACTCTCAAAAAGATTAAAAGCTAAAGAGGAGATGTTTCAAGTTAGCTTCTCTTTTGGTGTGAGCGAGTATGAAGCTTCTCAAAAATTTTCAAATATAATAGAAAAAGCGGATAAAAATATGTATGAAGATAAGATGGCAATCAAGCAAAGAGTTACCGGCATCTAA
- a CDS encoding universal stress protein: MENFSDIVVGLDISNNAKEVLNRAFLVAKRNDSKVTIVHAIDAGFFGNFIKDAKIEKLKISAIKGIEKELEGVNTQGLSYTIEVRKAKPSLFVMDEAKERDACMIIIGANEKKDFATTILGSTAHNIAQKSNLPILIVKSKSGEPYKNIVAFTDLSEVSKKSLLFSQEFFHQESIKCVYAYKKMSEIAFRYHDDYENRDEIEQEIQAHEQEKFDKFIKENNIKKAGLIEDRIGVTNALTNYVVKNSNDLVVLGSNGVNNAGSFLYGSTASSLMQSLKCDVLVYIPKK, from the coding sequence ATGGAAAATTTTAGTGATATAGTAGTAGGGCTTGATATTTCAAACAATGCAAAAGAGGTTTTAAATAGAGCTTTTTTAGTAGCTAAAAGAAATGACTCAAAGGTTACTATAGTTCACGCGATAGATGCTGGATTTTTTGGTAACTTTATAAAAGATGCAAAGATTGAAAAATTAAAAATCAGTGCTATAAAGGGTATTGAAAAAGAGTTAGAGGGTGTTAATACTCAAGGCTTAAGTTATACTATAGAAGTCCGAAAAGCTAAACCATCTCTCTTTGTTATGGATGAGGCTAAGGAGAGGGATGCTTGTATGATTATCATAGGTGCAAATGAAAAAAAAGACTTTGCAACTACAATACTAGGATCCACTGCACACAACATCGCACAAAAAAGTAATCTTCCTATTCTTATAGTTAAGAGCAAATCTGGCGAGCCATATAAAAATATAGTAGCTTTTACAGACCTCTCAGAAGTATCTAAAAAGAGCTTACTCTTCTCTCAAGAATTTTTTCACCAAGAGAGTATCAAGTGTGTTTATGCTTATAAAAAGATGAGTGAAATAGCTTTTAGATATCATGATGATTATGAAAATAGAGATGAAATAGAACAAGAGATACAAGCGCATGAACAGGAGAAATTTGATAAGTTTATAAAAGAAAACAATATAAAAAAAGCAGGGCTTATAGAAGATAGAATAGGAGTTACAAATGCCCTTACAAACTATGTTGTTAAAAATAGCAATGATCTTGTGGTTTTAGGCTCAAATGGAGTAAATAATGCAGGTTCATTTCTTTATGGCTCAACTGCATCAAGTTTGATGCAAAGCCTAAAGTGCGATGTCTTAGTATATATCCCTAAAAAATAA
- a CDS encoding tRNA 2-thiocytidine biosynthesis TtcA family protein, with protein MVKLSKKIMSKLGRTNAEFELIEEGDKILVGLSGGKDSLTMIHALKEQQRRAPFKFEFLAVTVGYGMKENYEALIAHCKEHEIEHIFHDTKIYDLAKEKIRKNSSFCSFFSRMRRGTLYGVAEKYGCNKLALGHHMDDAAESFFMNFIYNGQMRSLAPKYRADNGLIVIRPLIQMRERQLRAFVESNNIAAIGDEACPAMRFDIKMPHARASTKEMLAKMEKEFPSLFTSMNAAFKNISADSFFDKQRFSI; from the coding sequence ATGGTAAAGCTTAGTAAAAAAATTATGAGTAAGCTAGGTCGTACTAATGCTGAGTTTGAGCTAATAGAAGAGGGTGATAAAATTTTAGTAGGACTGAGTGGTGGAAAAGACTCACTTACTATGATTCATGCACTAAAAGAGCAGCAAAGACGAGCACCATTTAAGTTTGAGTTTTTAGCTGTAACAGTTGGTTATGGGATGAAAGAGAACTATGAAGCTCTTATCGCACACTGCAAAGAGCACGAGATAGAGCATATCTTTCATGATACTAAGATTTATGACTTAGCTAAAGAAAAAATTAGAAAAAATTCATCTTTTTGTAGTTTTTTCTCAAGAATGAGGAGGGGCACACTTTATGGAGTTGCCGAAAAATATGGATGCAATAAGCTAGCATTAGGACATCATATGGATGATGCAGCTGAGAGTTTTTTCATGAACTTCATTTATAATGGTCAAATGCGTTCACTTGCTCCAAAGTACAGAGCTGATAATGGGCTTATTGTCATTCGTCCACTAATACAGATGCGAGAGAGACAACTAAGGGCCTTTGTTGAGTCTAATAATATTGCCGCTATAGGTGATGAGGCTTGTCCAGCCATGCGTTTTGATATAAAGATGCCTCACGCTAGAGCTAGTACTAAAGAGATGCTAGCAAAGATGGAAAAAGAGTTTCCATCACTCTTTACTTCGATGAATGCTGCGTTTAAAAATATCTCAGCTGATAGTTTTTTTGATAAACAGAGATTTAGTATTTAG
- a CDS encoding YajG family lipoprotein has translation MMKNLFLLLTAMIIFGGCSYKNESLMLSQYDAQYTGELSKDKKSVFIESIEDMRVDKRSLGYVLEGDKKAHELYSTEDFTKKYKDAFEIALRMAGFENSAQQSGAELVMNINIKKIEFIYNNKNLDKNLKGVIELEVTIKKGTSTITQDFKQAASKWIAPSYSSKDIEPFLNEIFSQSVNSVVTRLTKY, from the coding sequence ATGATGAAAAATCTGTTTTTACTGCTTACGGCAATGATTATATTTGGCGGTTGTTCATATAAAAATGAGTCCTTGATGCTATCACAATATGATGCACAATATACAGGGGAGCTATCAAAAGATAAAAAGAGTGTTTTTATAGAGTCTATAGAAGATATGCGAGTTGATAAAAGAAGCTTAGGATATGTCTTAGAAGGTGATAAAAAGGCTCACGAGTTGTACTCTACAGAGGATTTTACTAAAAAGTATAAAGATGCTTTTGAAATTGCACTTAGAATGGCTGGATTTGAAAACTCAGCACAACAAAGTGGTGCAGAGTTAGTTATGAATATAAATATCAAAAAAATAGAGTTTATTTATAATAATAAAAATCTTGATAAAAACCTAAAAGGGGTAATAGAGTTAGAAGTTACTATAAAAAAAGGTACATCTACAATAACTCAAGACTTTAAACAGGCAGCATCTAAATGGATAGCACCGTCTTATAGTTCTAAAGATATTGAGCCATTTTTAAATGAGATTTTTTCACAAAGTGTTAATAGTGTCGTAACAAGGCTAACTAAATACTAA